The nucleotide window GCCGCCGGGCTGGGAGATGGCTGGATCGGTGTTTTGCGTGTCGGGATTCTTGATCTGGTGGTCGCCACTGGTGTCCAGCAGCACACGCAGGGGATGGCCCCAGTAGTCGTGCAACTTGTGCGGACGTGCGGTATTCACCACGCCATCGCGCTCATTTTTCGCGATGGAAAATTCGCTAAAGCGAGTGCCTTTGGGGTTCAGGGCAGCCTGCTCGCCCTCGGTGGCAGGTAGGCCCATCAAAGCGTCGATGAGCGGCGTGCTACCATCGGTCAGCAGCTCCATGTCCTCGTCTGCGGGCGGTGCTTCGGCGAGAGGTAGTCGCCCGTAGTCGGTATGGAAGGAGCCGATGCCGTTTTTGAGCTCCTGCATGAGTGCCTGTGTTTTCAAAACATGGCCCTCATGAATGACGCGGACGACTTGGGGGACCAGAATGCTAGCCAGAACCGAGATGATGACGATGACCACCAGGATTTCGACCAACGTAAAAGCCCGGATAAGCCGGGCGCTGAGTGCGGGTGACGTTTTCATAAGTTTGAATGACCTCCACCGGTTGGAATTAATGGCAGAATACCAGACCGCACGGCCTGACGTCAATGTGGCGGAGGCCCGCTCAAAATTTTCTTATCGGCTCAATGAGCCGCGTTACTCGGTCTCGCTGTCATCATCGCACCCCTCCGCGCAGCAGGAGCCACGCTCGATGTAGCAGGCATCACAGATGTAGCCATCCGCGAAGCGCTGCGACTCTGGCCGACCGCAGTGGTCACAGGGACCAGTGGGCTCCAGCGTGGCAGGGCGTGGTGGGCAGGTTTCGTTCATGGTGCACATGCTCGCCATGCAGAGGGCTGGCGCAAGTCTTCGCTCTGGC belongs to Verrucomicrobiaceae bacterium and includes:
- a CDS encoding prepilin-type N-terminal cleavage/methylation domain-containing protein, which translates into the protein MKTSPALSARLIRAFTLVEILVVIVIISVLASILVPQVVRVIHEGHVLKTQALMQELKNGIGSFHTDYGRLPLAEAPPADEDMELLTDGSTPLIDALMGLPATEGEQAALNPKGTRFSEFSIAKNERDGVVNTARPHKLHDYWGHPLRVLLDTSGDHQIKNPDTQNTDPAISQPGGKPAGEFLSLDLAIYSVGKDGVAFTADDVTSWRQ